A genomic segment from Triticum dicoccoides isolate Atlit2015 ecotype Zavitan chromosome 1A, WEW_v2.0, whole genome shotgun sequence encodes:
- the LOC119361168 gene encoding remorin-like, with protein sequence MDGGLRQSRVRFSGVGQEDQGSGQAMAMPPQRQRGTPFGRGEEYDAAYAATVAAVAYAIAAMEEEKLPPQQKPIPEKTASRQKRVTVHEPTAAPPPRSPPRRGGSMKRPTEGSKISRLFSGNKEIVEVGDEDEQGANVSVRRPVKPAPKKPGGPTPGQNVVGKVVDSVPNLKDNPSFTRKTPDKKRSRNFEQEEANQRAKPGVNPTTSFPGERKQSWKHEQEPANQRAPPAARPPGMVYSSEAERMAAAWEKEELAKIKERYNETMETIAEWETEKKAKARRQKEPKEGDSERKRAKALEEYNDEMKRISKVAAASRLSAEDKKRNAEGKVWEKAAKIRSTGKLPRSCGCF encoded by the exons ATGGACGGTGGATTGAGACAATCGAG GGTCCGGTTTTCTGGTGTAGGGCAGGAAGATCAGGGCAGCGGGCAGGCCATGGCAATGCCACCACAGCGACAGCGAGGCACGCCTTTTGGAAGAG GTGAAGAATACGATGCCGCGTACGCAGCAACGGTGGCGGCAGTGGCATATGCCATTGCTGCAATGGAGGAAGAGAAGTTACCACCTCAGCAGAAGCCTATCCCAGAGAAAACAGCATCTCGGCAGAAGCGTGTAACAGTTCATGAGCCCACAGCCGCCCCGCCGCCGAGATCACCACCCAGGAGAGGCGGAAGCATGAAAAGGCCGACTGAAGGAAGCAAAATCTCAAGATTGTTTAGTGGTAACAAAGAAATCGTTGAAGTTGGCGACGAAGACGAACAAGGAG CGAATGTTTCGGTGAGGAGGCCGGTGAAACCGGCGCCAAAGAAGCCAGGAGGTCCAACTCCAGGCCAGAACGTGGTAGGGAAGGTGGTCGACTCCGTCCCGAACCTGAAGGACAATCCAAGTTTCACGAGGAAAACACCGGACAAGAAGAGGAGCAGAAACTTTGAGCAGGAGGAAGCAAATCAGAGGGCGAAACCCGGGGTTAACCCGACGACCTCGTTTCCAGGAGAGAGGAAACAGAGCTGGAAGCACGAGCAGGAGCCGGCGAATCAGAGGGCGCCACCGGCAGCCAGGCCTCCAGGAATGGTTTATTCCAGCGAGGCGGAGAGGATGGCGGCCGCGTGggagaaggaggagctggcgaagaTCAAGGAGCG GTACAACGAGACGATGGAAACCATAGCCGAATGGGAGactgagaagaaggccaaggccaggcGCCAGAAGGAGCCCAAAGAG GGCGATTCGGAGAGGAAGAGAGCAAAGGCGCTGGAGGAGTACAACGACGAGATGAAGCGGATCAGCAAGGTGGCCGCCGCGTCGAGGCTGTCGGCGGAGGACAAGAAAAGGAACGCCGAGGGCAAAGTCTGGGAGAAGGCGGCCAAAATCCGGTCGACGGGGAAGCTCCCTCGGTCCTGTGGCTGCTTCTGA